From Acomys russatus chromosome 2, mAcoRus1.1, whole genome shotgun sequence, one genomic window encodes:
- the Gpr63 gene encoding probable G-protein coupled receptor 63 translates to MVVSAMLTASHTGTSNATFVVYENSHVNITTPLPFQHPSTGPLLRYSLETMTSTGLSSLAVNSTAVTPTPAVVRSLNLAVQIILSAIMIFILFVSFLGNLVVCLMVYQKAAMRSAINILLASLAFADMLLAVLNMPFALVTILTTRWIFGKFFCRLSAMFFWLFVIEGVAILLIISIDRFLIIVQRQDKLNPYRAKVLIAISWATAFSVAFPLAVGNPDLQIPSRAPQCVFGYTTNSGYQAYVILISLISFFIPFLVILYSFMGILNTLRHNALRIHSYPEGICLSQASKLGLMSLQRPFQMSIDMGFKTRAFTTILILFAVFIVCWAPFTTYSLVATFSEHFYYQHNFFEISTWLLWLCYLKSALNPLIYYWRIKKFHDACLDMMPKSFKFLPRLPGHTRRRIRPSAVYVCGEHRTVL, encoded by the coding sequence ATGGTTGTCTCAGCAATGTTGACTGCATCCCATACTGGGACATCCAATGCGACATTTGTGGTCTATGAAAACTCCCATGTGAATATTACAACCCCTCTACCATTTCAGCATCCTAGCACTGGCCCACTGCTTAGATACAGCCTTGAAACCATGACTAGCACTGGACTTAGTTCCTTGGCAGTGAACAGCACTGCTGTGACCCCAACACCAGCAGTTGTTAGGAGCCTAAACTTAGCTGTCCAGATCATCCTCTCGGCTATAATGATATTTATCctgtttgtgtcttttcttgggaACCTGGTTGTTTGCCTCATGGTTTACCAAAAAGCTGCCATGCGTTCTGCGATCAACATTCTTCTTGCCAGCCTGGCTTTCGCAGACATGCTTCTTGCAGTGCTGAACATGCCTTTTGCCCTGGTCACTATTCTTACCACCAGATGGATATTTGGGAAATTCTTCTGCAGGTTGTCCGCTATGTTCTTCTGGCTGTTTGTGATAGAGGGAGTTGCCATCCTGCTCATCATCAGCATCGATAGGTTCCTGATTATAGTTCAGAGGCAAGATAAGCTAAATCCGTACAGGGCTAAGGTCCTCATCGCAATCTCCTGGGCAACTGCTTTCTCTGTAGCTTTTCCTTTGGCTGTGGGAAACCCTGATCTGCAGATACCTTCTCGAGCCCCACAGTGTGTGTTTGGGTACACAACCAATTCTGGATACCAGGCTTATGTGATTTTGATTTCACTCATTTCCTTCTTTATACCATTCCTGGTAATACTCTATTCATTCATGGGCATCCTCAACACCCTTCGACACAATGCCTTGAGGATTCACAGCTACCCAGAAGGGATATGCCTAAGCCAGGCCAGCAAACTTGGTCTCATGAGTCTACAGCGACCCTTCCAAATGAGCATCGACATGGGCTTTAAAACACGTGCCTTCACCACCATTTTGATCCTCTTTGCTGTTTTCATTGTCTGCTGGGCTCCGTTTACCACGTACAGCCTTGTGGCTACCTTCAGTGAGCACTTTTACTATCAGCACAACTTCTTTGAGATTAGCACCTGGCTGCTCTGGCTCTGCTACCTCAAGTCTGCATTGAACCCACTGATATACTACTGGAGGATTAAGAAGTTTCATGATGCCTGCTTGGACATGATGCCCAAGTCCTTCAAGTTCTTGCCACGGCTCCCTGGTCACACGAGGCGACGGATACGTCCCAGTGCTGTCTATGTGTGTGGGGAACATCGGACGGTGTTGTGA